In Myxococcales bacterium, one genomic interval encodes:
- a CDS encoding dephospho-CoA kinase, with amino-acid sequence MKNDRTIVVAITGGIGSGKSSVLSMMADLGARVIDADKLAREALSKGAPAYLKMVERYGPSILDQNKEIDRSALASIAFDSDDDRTFIEKAIHPFVKNEINRLASEFSKTGTRVVAAEIPLLFEVGWEKEFGAVITVVTNEDEGLRRFCKKRNMPLEEAKKRSKAQIPIEIKAKKSNFVINNDGTPEETRSQLASIFKKLV; translated from the coding sequence ATGAAAAATGATCGAACAATCGTGGTCGCGATAACCGGGGGAATAGGCTCCGGAAAATCCTCCGTCCTCTCGATGATGGCGGATCTCGGCGCCAGAGTCATCGATGCGGACAAACTCGCCCGCGAGGCACTTTCGAAAGGGGCGCCAGCATATCTCAAGATGGTTGAAAGATATGGGCCATCAATCCTCGATCAAAATAAGGAAATTGATAGATCCGCTTTGGCATCCATCGCATTTGACTCCGATGATGACCGCACCTTCATCGAGAAAGCGATTCATCCCTTCGTGAAAAATGAGATAAATCGCCTCGCCTCCGAATTTTCAAAGACGGGCACAAGGGTCGTGGCGGCCGAGATCCCCCTTCTCTTCGAGGTCGGATGGGAGAAGGAATTCGGCGCGGTCATCACCGTGGTCACGAATGAGGATGAGGGACTACGCAGGTTCTGTAAAAAGAGAAATATGCCATTAGAAGAGGCCAAAAAACGGTCAAAAGCTCAGATTCCCATCGAAATTAAGGCAAAAAAATCAAACTTCGTCATAAACAATGATGGAACGCCGGAAGAAACCCGTTCCCAGCTCGCCTCGATATTCAAAAAATTGGTATAG